The nucleotide sequence ATGTGAGAAAAACCGATTGTCAGCGTCCTTCATGTAAAAAGGGATGTCTGCTCGATCAAATTCATTCATTAAAGTAATCGATGACGAGTTGTTGCGGTACAAGATCGCTACGTCGGAGAGATTATCGATCGATTGAACCGTCTGAACGATATATTTTGTCTGCTCCATGTAATTCGACAGGCTATTGAGCTTAATCGGTTTATGCGAACCATTATTCGTAAACATATTTTTGTTGTAACGATTCGTGTTTCGCTTAATAAACTGGTTAGCGGTCTGCACAATCTCAAGAGATGAGCGATAATTCTGTTCCATAAACAAAGTGTCAGCGTTCGGATAAACTTGTTTGAAATTAAGCAAGTAAGAAGGTTCTGCCCCTCGCCAGCTATAGATCGATTGATCGTCATCAGCGACAACAAACAGGTTCCGGTGTCCTCGAACAAGCTTCTCGATAATGGCATGTTGCACATTTGAAGTATCTTGGCTTTCATCCGTTAGCACATAATCGAACTTCTCTTGATACTTCCGAAGTAGCTCCTGATTGCTCTCAAGCAACTCGTTTGCGATGACGAGCATATCATCAAAATCAACTAGCAGCTTCGGATGACCAGACTGCTTATAGCTCTCATATTCGTGCAAGATGTGCTCAGCTTTAGGTACATCTACCTTAACCCGTGACCACTCATCTGGTGGAATCATCTTATTCTTAATGAAGCTGATATACGTCGTAAGCTCGTCCATCTGGTCATCGGTGATGTTCTCCCCGACAATTTCTTTGAACAGCCTTCGCAAAATAATTTTCTTATGCAGTGGCAATTGACCTGGATCAACAGCGTCGTGCTCATCTATCGTTACTTCGCCTTCTATGATTTGATAAGCAGTCCCTGTTTGACGATAATAATCTCGCACAACAGTGAATGCAAAGCTATGGATCGTAGAGAAATCAACTGAAGGAAGTTCAGGAAAAAACCGCTTAAACCGCTCCTTCATATCATTCGCTGATGCACGACTGAACGTTACTGCTTTGATCCTTGTAGGCGCGATCCCTTTTTCCTCTATTAGATAACCAATCCGCATTACCATCGTTGTCGTCTTACCTGAACCCGGTGAAGCCAACAGGAGATGCGGTCCCTCGGTCTGTACAACTGCCTTCCTCTGAACTTCGTTTAAAGATACGCCTATTTCATTGTTTTTTCTCTTAAAGAATTCATCATTGATGTTCAACACAACTAATCCTCTCACCCTATCATTCGTAGCTGATCTTCTATTATAGCATCCTGTACCCTTTGTATAGCATCGATTACTTATTTGGGAATTAATTGTAAACGGCACCTTCTCCACTTCAGAAGGTGCCGTTCCCATGATAATAACTACTCGCTTAGTATCCGAATACCTTCCATGATTCTAAACCTGTGGATGTGGTCGCTTTGGCAACAATGTTCAACCGTATTTTGTTCGTCGATACCGGCGTGAACGTCGTTGTATTATATTGATTGGCAAGCACACCCAGCCCGGATGGACTAGCGACATTCACCCACGCTGTGCCGTTCCAATACTGGATCGAGCACGATGCTGGTAAGTCGATGCCCTGATCGTCGTCAAACCAGTAAACATCCATGCTAGAGATCGTATAATTTTGCGTAAAATCATATTGCACCCACTGGGTCGTGTTCGGGTTGTTCCAGTTGCCGT is from Candidatus Cohnella colombiensis and encodes:
- a CDS encoding ATP-dependent helicase, with the translated sequence MNINDEFFKRKNNEIGVSLNEVQRKAVVQTEGPHLLLASPGSGKTTTMVMRIGYLIEEKGIAPTRIKAVTFSRASANDMKERFKRFFPELPSVDFSTIHSFAFTVVRDYYRQTGTAYQIIEGEVTIDEHDAVDPGQLPLHKKIILRRLFKEIVGENITDDQMDELTTYISFIKNKMIPPDEWSRVKVDVPKAEHILHEYESYKQSGHPKLLVDFDDMLVIANELLESNQELLRKYQEKFDYVLTDESQDTSNVQHAIIEKLVRGHRNLFVVADDDQSIYSWRGAEPSYLLNFKQVYPNADTLFMEQNYRSSLEIVQTANQFIKRNTNRYNKNMFTNNGSHKPIKLNSLSNYMEQTKYIVQTVQSIDNLSDVAILYRNNSSSITLMNEFDRADIPFYMKDADNRFFSHWVVEDILNFMRMTFTDKRTDILEKIHLKFNGYISKQQMAALKEIDNDASVFDNLLNTVQLQDYQVKPLTASRDTFLQMKGMPPLQAIRTIREQLGYEKALEKLCEWLGFRKEYLIGILNTLEEIAAPLETMEQFASRLKYLESVLKKAKYRKGENAVTFSTFHSAKGLEFEHVYMIDLIEGIIPSSNEVKDGNLVEATRLFYVAMTRAKKHLELIVYGQRDGAKTHESIFVADVRKIMNPSLLRSESLMNASINTNAIKARSELMIGKILNHRKFGIGEIVMIDGDFMEMKFQTATNKLSINICLEMGLLEPFDT